From Vibrio splendidus, a single genomic window includes:
- a CDS encoding TonB-dependent receptor plug domain-containing protein — MKLKALSVAVTVALTSFTALAANETETVVVIGSALDQLVQTEINSDILEKKQAADIKDVLNTMPSVTVDGNARYSRKVYVRGMEDKFAVVTIDGARQEGQLFHHSGDQAIDPAMLKRAEIELGGNSALSGSGAINGSFSYETKDPSDLLKPGESVGARIKTSYQTAYERFATNVAVYAKVNDKLQFMGIANYSEDGDLHIPDQEAVTSKQGELKSGMAKVVFIPNDANEFKLTFNRYNDGGKRQLSGEKAGALYADDEHNYHSLNRDTVTLQHEYDAGSDLVHLKTNVYYNRQYMERDALVDTAWDKDANGDWIKDGKIAIPDREYNVTTIGGDIRNIAWVGEHELTYGLDGYKAEQWIDAGDGVYQSGSKQGETKKYGMDGGTVTAYGLYVQDMYEFSDFRLTTGLRYDVHKLGGVYTGDFDQLSPKFKGEYQTTDNLKLRVGYGRLFKGASLPETLTMKAAPDVDQSDTKAMTGNNYEAGFDYELTRLLAADYAILGFTAYTYNLDNQMHPTKNNSTLANQYDVEVWGVETVLSYELDALSVYANHSYSDGEQKSLKNGKTSHMNKTGIHNFKAGFNYSINSEFVFGWDSRFVPGNDYTDEDGDEIKRAGFATHNIWAAYTPTFAKDLEVNLGVDNLLDKKYAEHTGFGISWGSDKYTSYEAGRNFKASIAYSF, encoded by the coding sequence ATGAAACTTAAAGCATTATCAGTAGCCGTTACGGTTGCCTTGACTTCATTTACTGCCCTTGCTGCAAACGAAACAGAAACCGTTGTCGTTATCGGTTCCGCTCTTGATCAACTTGTTCAGACAGAAATAAATTCAGATATCCTTGAAAAGAAACAAGCAGCGGACATCAAAGATGTTCTCAACACCATGCCTAGCGTAACGGTAGACGGAAACGCTCGCTACTCACGTAAAGTTTATGTACGTGGTATGGAAGACAAATTTGCTGTTGTGACCATTGATGGTGCTCGTCAAGAAGGTCAGCTATTTCACCACTCGGGCGATCAGGCGATTGACCCTGCGATGCTCAAGCGTGCTGAAATTGAACTTGGTGGTAACTCAGCACTTTCGGGTTCTGGTGCGATTAACGGTTCATTTAGCTACGAAACCAAAGATCCTAGCGATCTTCTTAAGCCGGGCGAAAGTGTCGGTGCACGAATAAAAACGAGCTATCAAACGGCTTATGAGCGTTTCGCAACCAATGTCGCTGTGTATGCAAAAGTGAACGACAAGCTACAGTTCATGGGTATTGCAAACTACTCAGAAGATGGTGATCTGCACATTCCTGATCAGGAAGCTGTAACGTCCAAGCAGGGCGAGCTTAAATCTGGTATGGCTAAGGTTGTTTTCATCCCGAACGATGCCAACGAATTTAAACTGACCTTCAACCGCTACAACGATGGCGGTAAGCGTCAACTTTCTGGTGAGAAGGCAGGTGCACTGTATGCTGATGATGAACACAACTACCACTCACTAAATCGCGATACAGTGACTCTGCAACATGAATACGATGCGGGTAGTGATCTGGTGCATCTGAAAACCAATGTTTACTACAATCGTCAGTACATGGAGCGTGATGCGCTTGTTGATACTGCTTGGGACAAAGACGCGAACGGCGACTGGATTAAAGATGGTAAAATTGCTATTCCAGATCGTGAATACAACGTGACAACCATCGGTGGTGACATTCGTAACATTGCTTGGGTTGGTGAGCATGAGCTTACTTACGGTCTTGATGGTTACAAAGCTGAACAATGGATTGATGCTGGCGATGGAGTTTACCAAAGCGGTTCAAAGCAAGGCGAAACTAAGAAGTACGGCATGGATGGCGGCACGGTTACCGCTTACGGCCTTTATGTGCAAGATATGTATGAGTTCAGCGATTTCCGTTTAACCACGGGTCTGCGTTATGACGTTCACAAGTTGGGCGGTGTTTACACGGGTGATTTTGATCAGCTGTCTCCAAAGTTCAAGGGTGAATACCAAACTACGGATAACCTAAAGCTTCGTGTTGGTTACGGTCGTCTGTTTAAAGGTGCATCACTACCAGAAACGCTAACGATGAAAGCAGCACCTGATGTTGACCAGTCTGATACTAAGGCGATGACGGGTAACAACTATGAAGCTGGCTTTGATTACGAGCTAACACGTTTGCTTGCGGCTGATTACGCTATCTTAGGTTTTACGGCTTACACCTACAACCTTGATAATCAAATGCACCCAACCAAGAACAACTCAACATTAGCTAACCAGTATGATGTTGAAGTGTGGGGTGTTGAAACGGTATTAAGCTATGAGTTAGATGCGTTAAGTGTTTACGCTAACCATTCGTACTCAGATGGCGAGCAAAAGAGCCTGAAAAATGGCAAGACAAGCCACATGAATAAAACCGGTATTCATAACTTTAAGGCTGGTTTTAACTACAGCATAAACAGTGAGTTTGTGTTTGGTTGGGATTCACGTTTTGTACCGGGTAATGATTACACGGATGAAGATGGTGATGAAATTAAACGCGCAGGTTTCGCAACGCATAACATCTGGGCGGCTTACACACCTACGTTTGCTAAAGATCTAGAAGTGAATCTTGGTGTCGATAATCTACTTGATAAGAAGTACGCAGAGCATACTGGCTTTGGTATCTCTTGGGGTTCAGATAAGTACACCAGCTACGAAGCAGGCCGTAACTTCAAAGCCTCAATCGCTTATAGCTTCTAA